One region of Qipengyuania sp. SS22 genomic DNA includes:
- a CDS encoding GNAT family N-acetyltransferase encodes MFHVTERLLLRPAWPEDADALFGGIADEAIVRNLARAPWPYLPEHAREFVARETDPRMPAFLMTRPDEKGSRVIGAVGLGDHEDGVELGYWIARPFWGKGYATEAARGVLEVARLLGHRKITAGHFLDNPASGRVLRKLGFMPTGRTVPRFSEGRGEDTPCALYRLCLDECERLAPIAA; translated from the coding sequence ATGTTCCATGTAACCGAGAGGCTGCTGCTGCGGCCTGCCTGGCCCGAAGATGCCGATGCGCTGTTTGGCGGGATCGCCGACGAAGCGATCGTCCGTAATCTGGCGCGCGCCCCGTGGCCCTATCTTCCCGAACATGCGCGTGAATTCGTCGCTCGCGAGACCGATCCGCGAATGCCCGCTTTCCTGATGACCCGGCCCGACGAGAAGGGCTCGCGGGTCATCGGAGCGGTGGGCTTGGGCGACCATGAGGACGGAGTGGAACTCGGCTACTGGATTGCACGGCCTTTCTGGGGAAAGGGGTATGCCACCGAGGCGGCCCGCGGGGTGCTCGAAGTTGCCCGGCTGCTCGGCCATCGCAAGATCACCGCAGGTCACTTCCTCGATAATCCGGCATCGGGGCGTGTGCTGCGCAAGCTTGGTTTCATGCCCACCGGGCGGACGGTACCGCGGTTCAGCGAGGGACGCGGCGAGGACACGCCCTGTGCGCTCTATCGACTTTGCCTCGATGAATGCGAGAGGCTCGCGCCGATTGCCGCATGA
- a CDS encoding metal-dependent hydrolase, whose amino-acid sequence MNAPVSIDSDYRTAAPTPADLTITVRDERFNRGTNPRRWWAGEPFGTAWHNALSATFPRGEAFFIEAVKAHREGAQPKLEAEIRAFVKQEINHTREHIAFNRLAEDAGYDIKAIDARVAELLALTKDRPAIANLAVTMALEHYTAMMAAEFLANPAHFKDADPEVRDMWRWHSAEEIEHKGVAFDTWNHATKDWKPSKRWQVRSLVMLSVTARFFKNRWTDTVALLEQDGITGWKAKWGLFKYLTVSPGIVRRIFPAWLAYFKPGFHPWDHDDRALIKLYEGDFEDALMPAE is encoded by the coding sequence ATGAACGCGCCCGTTTCGATCGATTCAGACTACCGTACAGCCGCGCCGACCCCGGCCGATCTTACCATCACCGTGCGCGACGAGCGCTTCAACCGTGGCACCAATCCGCGGCGCTGGTGGGCAGGTGAACCGTTCGGCACTGCGTGGCACAATGCGCTGTCCGCCACCTTCCCGCGCGGCGAGGCGTTCTTCATCGAAGCGGTCAAGGCGCATCGCGAAGGTGCCCAGCCCAAGCTCGAGGCCGAAATCCGCGCTTTCGTAAAGCAGGAGATCAATCACACGCGCGAGCATATCGCCTTCAACCGGCTCGCCGAAGATGCCGGCTACGACATCAAGGCGATCGACGCGCGGGTCGCCGAACTGCTGGCGCTGACCAAGGATCGCCCGGCTATCGCCAATCTCGCGGTGACCATGGCACTCGAGCATTACACCGCAATGATGGCGGCTGAATTTCTCGCCAACCCGGCGCATTTCAAGGATGCCGATCCCGAGGTCCGCGACATGTGGCGCTGGCACTCTGCGGAGGAAATCGAGCACAAGGGCGTCGCCTTCGACACCTGGAACCATGCGACCAAGGACTGGAAGCCGAGCAAGCGCTGGCAGGTTCGCAGCCTTGTGATGCTCAGCGTCACCGCGCGCTTCTTCAAGAACCGCTGGACCGATACGGTGGCGCTGCTCGAACAGGACGGCATCACCGGCTGGAAGGCCAAGTGGGGCCTGTTCAAATACCTCACCGTCAGCCCCGGCATCGTGCGCCGCATCTTCCCGGCATGGCTCGCCTATTTCAAACCGGGCTTCCATCCGTGGGACCATGACGACCGCGCGCTGATCAAGCTGTACGAAGGCGATTTCGAAGACGCCCTGATGCCCGCCGAATAG
- a CDS encoding TetR family transcriptional regulator, whose amino-acid sequence MATRKRLSPEESRLAALEAARLLLIETGPQSVTLKAVGARIGRTHANLLHHFGSAAGLQKALAGHLAGTVCNTIIDAVRASRAGLGSPREVVDLAFDAFDKEGAGALASWMILTGNEDALTPIVETIHQLVDEIAPEEAGHGAGPLQVHEETLALVLLAMGDALIGTALSRSLGLPETAARDRAERMLTRSMDPTVPQG is encoded by the coding sequence ATGGCGACACGCAAAAGACTAAGCCCCGAGGAATCGCGCCTTGCCGCGCTCGAGGCGGCCCGCCTGCTGTTGATCGAGACCGGGCCGCAATCGGTCACGCTGAAGGCGGTCGGGGCGCGGATCGGGCGTACGCATGCCAATCTGCTACATCATTTCGGTTCGGCTGCGGGGCTGCAGAAGGCGCTTGCCGGGCATCTGGCGGGAACCGTCTGCAACACGATCATCGATGCGGTCCGCGCCAGCCGTGCCGGACTGGGCAGTCCGCGCGAAGTGGTCGATCTGGCTTTCGATGCCTTCGACAAGGAAGGTGCGGGCGCGCTGGCCAGCTGGATGATCCTCACCGGCAATGAAGACGCGCTGACGCCGATCGTCGAGACCATCCATCAGCTGGTCGATGAAATAGCCCCCGAAGAGGCCGGGCATGGCGCGGGCCCGCTGCAGGTGCATGAGGAAACGCTCGCGCTGGTCCTGCTGGCGATGGGCGATGCGCTGATCGGAACGGCGCTGTCGCGTTCGCTGGGACTACCCGAAACCGCTGCGCGCGACCGGGCCGAGCGCATGCTCACACGTTCGATGGATCCAACGGTTCCGCAGGGCTGA
- a CDS encoding YgfZ/GcvT domain-containing protein, whose protein sequence is MTATRLFDRAVIRLVTEDPEEDVAAFLQGLVTNDVAGTLPAYAGLLTPQGKMLFDFIVWPGAEGELLLDCEADAAEDLVKRLSLYRLRRKIEIAVDPEVSVHWQREMGDGGAADPRLGALGQRWLAPASESDEAADAAWQAHRLALGVPEGRAELGDILWLETNAVELHGVSFDKGCYVGQENTARMNWRSKVNRRLVVVPLEQSEEKRRKAEYPDLGLAVDHLRLADINSEIAPDWMRDALSPAEPLDPSNV, encoded by the coding sequence ATGACTGCTACCCGCCTGTTCGACCGCGCCGTGATCCGCCTGGTCACCGAAGACCCCGAAGAAGACGTTGCCGCCTTCCTCCAGGGACTCGTTACCAATGACGTTGCGGGCACGCTCCCCGCCTATGCGGGACTACTGACGCCGCAGGGCAAGATGCTGTTCGATTTCATCGTCTGGCCGGGTGCCGAAGGCGAGTTGCTGCTCGATTGCGAGGCCGATGCCGCCGAGGATCTCGTCAAACGCCTGTCGCTCTATCGCTTGCGCCGGAAGATCGAGATCGCGGTCGATCCCGAGGTTTCGGTGCACTGGCAGCGCGAGATGGGCGATGGCGGTGCGGCCGACCCGCGGCTTGGAGCACTGGGCCAGCGCTGGCTCGCCCCCGCCAGCGAGAGCGACGAAGCAGCAGACGCGGCCTGGCAGGCGCACCGCCTCGCGCTAGGCGTTCCCGAAGGCCGCGCGGAGCTGGGCGACATCCTGTGGCTCGAGACCAATGCGGTCGAGCTCCACGGCGTCAGCTTCGACAAGGGGTGCTATGTCGGACAGGAAAACACTGCGCGGATGAACTGGCGCAGCAAGGTCAACCGGCGGCTGGTCGTGGTGCCGCTGGAGCAATCGGAAGAGAAGCGCCGCAAGGCGGAGTATCCCGACCTCGGTCTGGCGGTAGATCATCTCCGGCTGGCGGATATCAATTCCGAAATCGCACCCGACTGGATGCGCGACGCACTCAGCCCTGCGGAACCGTTGGATCCATCGAACGTGTGA
- the pyrC gene encoding dihydroorotase, whose protein sequence is MVDSLTIRRPDDWHLHFRDGDTMRAVVPQTARQFARAIVMPNLAPPVTTTALAAAYRDRILAAVPAGIDFTPLMTAYLTDESDADDLAAGHAGGVLTAAKLYPAGATTNSAHGVTDVANIMGVLERMAEIGMPLCVHGEVTTPDIDIFDREAVFIDRVLQPLVDRLPQLRVIFEHITTMQAVAFVDGAGPNVAATITPQHLHINRNDILVGGIRPHLYCLPVAKREQHRLALRAAATSGSAKYFLGTDSAPHHRHAKETDCGCAGIFNAPFALESYLKVFEDEGALDHFEAFASLNGPAFYRLAPNEERITLEKAPVEVPVEVDGGEARIVPFHAGETLSWRLTS, encoded by the coding sequence ATGGTCGATTCGCTGACAATCCGCCGCCCCGACGACTGGCACCTGCATTTCCGCGATGGTGACACGATGCGCGCCGTGGTCCCGCAGACGGCACGGCAATTCGCCCGCGCGATCGTGATGCCCAATCTGGCGCCTCCGGTTACCACCACCGCGCTCGCTGCGGCCTATCGAGACCGGATCCTTGCCGCGGTGCCGGCGGGCATTGATTTCACCCCGCTGATGACCGCCTATTTGACCGATGAGAGCGACGCGGACGATCTCGCCGCAGGACATGCCGGCGGCGTGCTGACCGCGGCCAAGCTCTATCCCGCTGGCGCTACCACCAATTCCGCCCACGGTGTAACCGACGTGGCCAACATCATGGGTGTGCTCGAACGCATGGCCGAAATCGGCATGCCGCTATGCGTTCACGGTGAGGTGACCACGCCCGATATCGACATCTTCGACCGCGAGGCGGTATTTATCGATCGCGTCCTCCAGCCGCTGGTCGACCGCTTGCCGCAGCTGCGCGTTATCTTCGAACATATCACAACCATGCAGGCGGTCGCATTTGTCGATGGCGCCGGCCCCAATGTCGCGGCGACGATCACCCCGCAGCATCTGCACATCAACCGCAACGATATCCTCGTCGGCGGTATTCGCCCGCATCTCTACTGCCTCCCGGTGGCCAAGCGCGAACAGCACCGTCTGGCGCTGCGCGCTGCGGCCACCAGCGGTTCGGCCAAGTATTTCCTTGGCACCGACAGCGCCCCGCACCACCGGCATGCGAAGGAAACCGATTGTGGCTGCGCAGGGATATTCAACGCACCCTTCGCGCTCGAAAGCTATCTCAAGGTGTTCGAGGATGAGGGCGCGCTCGACCATTTCGAAGCCTTCGCCAGCCTCAACGGCCCCGCCTTCTACCGCCTTGCGCCCAATGAGGAGCGGATTACGCTGGAGAAGGCCCCGGTCGAAGTGCCGGTGGAAGTCGATGGCGGCGAGGCCCGGATCGTGCCCTTCCACGCGGGCGAAACGCTCAGCTGGCGGCTGACTTCCTAG
- the rarD gene encoding EamA family transporter RarD, with protein sequence MDASAPPQHDRTGLAAAFSAYVIWGFLPLYLILVRNVPAFEFVGWRIIWTLPLCLLIVLARKQWPDLRVALRNRRTIAWLAASATLIAVNWVVYVWAIQNGQVYAASLGYYINPLVNVLLGTLLLGEKLTRAQWVAVGLAAIGVSLLAAGALTTLWISLTLALSFGTYGLIRKQLDVGAVPGLTIESTLLLLPSLGVAWYFAQTQGSSFAVSTELSLSIMAGGLLTAFPLLLFAIAARKLPYSTLGFIQFLAPSIVFILGLTVFGEELKPVQAACFACIWAAAAIFVWDLVARTRKSAAS encoded by the coding sequence ATGGATGCGAGCGCCCCACCCCAGCACGACCGGACGGGCCTCGCCGCGGCCTTTAGCGCCTATGTCATTTGGGGCTTCCTGCCGCTCTATCTGATTCTCGTCCGCAATGTTCCGGCCTTCGAATTCGTTGGTTGGCGGATTATCTGGACGCTGCCACTGTGCCTGCTGATCGTTCTGGCCCGCAAGCAATGGCCAGATTTGCGGGTCGCGCTCCGCAATCGGCGCACGATCGCCTGGCTCGCCGCAAGTGCAACGCTGATCGCGGTCAACTGGGTGGTCTATGTCTGGGCGATCCAGAACGGCCAGGTCTATGCCGCCAGCCTGGGCTATTACATCAACCCGCTGGTCAATGTGCTGCTTGGCACGCTGCTGCTGGGCGAGAAACTGACCCGCGCGCAATGGGTCGCAGTCGGCCTCGCTGCTATCGGCGTATCCTTGCTTGCAGCGGGCGCGCTGACGACCTTGTGGATCAGCCTGACGCTGGCGCTGAGCTTCGGTACATACGGTCTTATTCGCAAGCAGCTGGATGTGGGCGCGGTACCCGGCCTGACCATCGAATCGACGCTGCTATTGCTGCCGTCGCTTGGTGTGGCGTGGTATTTCGCGCAGACGCAGGGCTCGTCCTTCGCCGTTTCGACCGAACTGAGCCTGTCGATCATGGCGGGCGGCCTGCTGACCGCCTTCCCCCTGTTGCTGTTCGCCATCGCCGCGCGCAAGTTGCCCTATTCGACGCTCGGCTTTATCCAGTTTCTCGCGCCCAGCATCGTCTTCATCCTCGGCCTGACCGTTTTTGGCGAGGAACTGAAGCCCGTTCAGGCCGCCTGCTTCGCCTGCATCTGGGCAGCCGCGGCGATTTTCGTGTGGGACCTCGTCGCGCGGACTAGGAAGTCAGCCGCCAGCTGA